From the Patagioenas fasciata isolate bPatFas1 chromosome Z, bPatFas1.hap1, whole genome shotgun sequence genome, one window contains:
- the LOC139826558 gene encoding uncharacterized protein, whose product MRVLSFLLASYSSLKADPNEDRHASCAGMQMPIIGQLLGHLLLLLSFKEEETSRLALDALCLLFQFKYQQRWATLTEENTQLQGDLEAETTSLRTSPSATHIIESFAEYLQPSERSDLVRVFIEATTDSSTFDKEAARSVLDMAKGNPDLWLVDVPKITSCIHKTLGCIKTVPARQSVESLMVPMADKCPQEVVTTLLQVAPGGDSTALALWEVMFSVPQTVRSILRELLSQLWDLKSRLFCTHLEDYCLVRLAMLASRDLGDRTFAATYLDFRFLKEERPAMLSLVLRGIMTLSETVEMARKMKIILPDLMRVLLFGYKATTTKALLVFRTVMAQLERKEASHVAVQMAEFLLPLLDDELSQLRESSISLFRDLMKMAVGNDKREMKNVVRLGLLPLFFRMSDQTQSVAKAAGEALLAAAELLKWKPLKHLVRTQQTWQIGESLLKQDSSRAQEFLIQSLSYLKDAQASLREAAVRFIGGSQPHGSLSWQPGPSPRRCPGSKEQPCGCQSPSCPVQGVGFPLPVLPMQVAMVPALLSPTSLAPALPWGQP is encoded by the exons ATGAGGGTGCTCAGCTTCCTGCTGGCCAGCTACTCCTCACTAAAG GCCGATCCCAATGAGGACAGACACGCCTCCTGTGCAGGGATGCAAATGCCAATCATTGGACAGCTGCTGGGACATCTCCTGCTACTCCTCtcattcaaggaagaagagaccagcCGCTTGGCTTTGGACGCTCTTTGTCTCCTCTTCCAATTCAAGTATCAGCAACGCT GGGCGACACTGACAGAGGAGAATACACAGCTCCAAGGGGACTTGGAAGCCGAGACCACCTCCTTGCGCACTTCGCCCAGCGCCACTCACATTATCGAG tCCTTTGCGGAGTACCTCCAGCCTTCTGAGAGGTCAGACCTTGTCCGGGTGTTCATCGAGGCAACGACCGactccagcacctttgacaagGAGGCGGCCAGAAGTGtgctggacatggccaagggaaaCCCGGACTTgtggctggtggat gtgccaaagatcacgagctgcatccacaaaaccctgggatgcatcaagacagtcccagcccggcagagcgtgGAGTCCCTAATGGTCCCCATGGCTGACAAATGCCCTCAGGAGGTGGTGACAACACTGCTGCAGGTCGCTCCAGGAGGAGACAG cactgccctggcgctgtgggaggtgatgttctccgTGCCCCAGACTGTGCGGAGCATTTTGAGGGAGCTGCTCAGCCAGCTCTGGGACCTGAAGAGCAGGCTCTTCTGCACACACCTGGAGGACTACTGCCTCGTTCGCTTGGCT ATGCTGGCCAGCAGAGATCTGGGAGACAGGACGTTTGCTGCAACCTacttagacttcaggttcctgaaggaagaaaggccagccatgctctccctggtgctcaggggcATCATGACACTGTCAGAGACAGTCGAGATG gcaagaaaaatgaagATCATCCTGCCAGACCTCATGAGGGTTCTGCTGTTTGGCTATAAGGCTACCACCACGAAGGCTCTGCTGGTCTTCAGAACCGTcatggctcagctggagaggaaGGAGGCCAGCCACGTCGCTGTGCAGATGGCAGAATTCCTCCTGCCCCTCTTGGATGAC gagctgagccagctgagagagagctccatcagcctcttcagagaccTGATGAAGATGGCGGTGGGgaacgacaagagggagatgaagAACGTGGTGCGACTCggcctgctccctctcttcttccgGATGAGTGACCAAACGCAGAGCGTGGCCAAG GCTGCTGGGGAAGCCCTTCTTGCTGCCGCAGAGCTCCTCAAGTGGAAACCGCTCAAGCACCTAGTGCGGACACAGCAGACATGGCAGattggagagagcttg ctgaagcaggacagcagcagagctcaagAATTCTTGATTCAGAGCCTGTCGTACCTGAaggatgctcaggccagcttgcgagaggcggcCGTGAGGTTCATCGGTGGGTCACAGCCCCATGGGTCCCTCTCTTGGCAGCCTGGCCCCAGTCCTCGCCGCTGCCCTGgcagcaaggagcagccctgtggctgccagagccccagctgccccgtgcagggcGTTGGCTTCCCTCTCCCAGTCCTGCCCATGCAGGTGGCCATGGTTCCCGCCTTGCTCAGTCCCACCAGCTTGgcccctgctcttccctggggCCAGCCCtga